From the genome of Cololabis saira isolate AMF1-May2022 chromosome 4, fColSai1.1, whole genome shotgun sequence:
GTCCCCCTTCCTGTCGGCCGAGGCCCTGGCCACGCCCACATCCCACTCCGTCTTCCCCTCCACTCCAACCTCGAAGTAAAACCTGCCGGAGGAGAAGCTCTGCCGCGCTAGCACGCACGCGCACTTGGAGAACCTCCCCGGGTTCTCCGGGCACTTGGGCCCCACGTTCCCGCAGTGGACCTGCTTTTCGTCGTCCGTCAGGACGAGCCACGGATGCGCCGTGTAGGGGTCGAGGGTCAAGTCCACCGCGCACTGGCGGACCCTCCCCAGCTCGGCCTGAACCAGCGCCTGCATCCGGTCCTTCAGCTCCTTCTGCAGGTATTCCAGAGCTCTCATCATGGCCCGCACCGCCGTGCCCTCGTAGGAGGGCGGCTGGACCCCGACCCGGGCCAGGTCCTTGGTGCGGGGGGCCTCCTTCAGGGAGGGGAACCTCCGGAGAACAGTGTGGTGGTCGTCAGAGCTCATGAGCTGCTCTATCTCCGAGCTTCTCCTCGTCAGCTTGGATATCTCCTTGTTCAGATGTCCGACGTGGCCGTCGGCCCGGGTCTTCAGCGCCCGCTGCTTCCCGTCCGTCTCCTCGTTCAGCTGCGCCAGTTCTCTCTCCGCAAACGTCTTGAGAGTGGTGAAGACCTGGACGCCCTCCGCCTTCTCTCTGTCCGCGTTGTCGTTGCCGGTCCAGAGCGACCCCGCGATCTCCTGGATCTTCTGTTGTCTCAGTTGGATCATCTCCTGGAGGTGAGCGTTGGTTTCCCCCAACGTCACCTTCTTCTCCGCGGACTCCTCCGTCAGCGAGGCGAAGGCGTGGCCCTTGTGGTCGAAGACGGGGCAGTGGGAGCAGACGCAGGCCTGGTCCGTGCGGCAGAACAGCTCCAGGGGCTTGTTGTGCTTGTGGCAGACCCGGTCCTCCACGTTCAGCACCGGCTCAATCAGGTGGTGGAGCTTGAGCCGCGGGGCCGTCAGGTGCGGCTCCAGGTGGACCTGGCAGTAGGACGCTAGGCAGTCCAGGCAGGTCTTCAGGGCCCTCAGCTTGGGTCCGGGGCACACGTCGCAGGCGGCCTGGCCCGGCCCGGCCGCCCGCGTCTCCTGGAACTGGCGCCGGAAGTCCCGGACCACCTCCCGGATGAAGGTGTTGACCCGCAGCTGCGGCCTGGCGTCGAACTTCTCCTTGCACATGGGGCAGCTGTAGCGGTCGCTGAAGTTCCAGTTCCGGGTGATGCAGCCGCTGCAGAAGTTGTGTCCACACGGCGTGCTGACCGGGTCGTTCAGCACGTCcaggcagatgggacacaggaacTGGTCCGTGTGCTGCAGACTGGCTCCCGCAGACATGCTTCCTTCCTCAGGACAAAGGTCCACCGGTGAAAAAACAGGAACCGTAACTCCTGTAACACTTCTGTTAACGACAGGAGCTTGAATATTTACCCACCGGGGGATTTGGTCGGGGGACAAGAGAGGGTTTGTCCCGGCTGCAGCCGACGGTCGCTCCGGTAAACTTTAAGGGTGTGAGTTTGAATCTTTCTGTCCCGTCTAGCTCCGCCTCTTTTGCTGCAGTCAGTTAAGTTTCGCTTTCCAGCTCCAGTCGTGATAAATGATACTAACGTTGCACAATCATTACATAACCAGCATTTCTGTGGCTGTTTACTTTAGCTCTTAAAAAGAGTtaaaattacaaacaaaaaccGGTTAAACatgtcttatcttttttttcttcttccttaaaGTCTGAgactctttttccttctt
Proteins encoded in this window:
- the LOC133442577 gene encoding E3 ubiquitin-protein ligase TRIM39-like, encoding MSAGASLQHTDQFLCPICLDVLNDPVSTPCGHNFCSGCITRNWNFSDRYSCPMCKEKFDARPQLRVNTFIREVVRDFRRQFQETRAAGPGQAACDVCPGPKLRALKTCLDCLASYCQVHLEPHLTAPRLKLHHLIEPVLNVEDRVCHKHNKPLELFCRTDQACVCSHCPVFDHKGHAFASLTEESAEKKVTLGETNAHLQEMIQLRQQKIQEIAGSLWTGNDNADREKAEGVQVFTTLKTFAERELAQLNEETDGKQRALKTRADGHVGHLNKEISKLTRRSSEIEQLMSSDDHHTVLRRFPSLKEAPRTKDLARVGVQPPSYEGTAVRAMMRALEYLQKELKDRMQALVQAELGRVRQCAVDLTLDPYTAHPWLVLTDDEKQVHCGNVGPKCPENPGRFSKCACVLARQSFSSGRFYFEVGVEGKTEWDVGVARASADRKGDVKLRPQFGYWVLRLRNVYDCKALADEPVSLSVWPVPRKVGVFVDYEEGLVSFYDVGAPLLLYSFTGCSFNSKIHPFFFCGLNEGGSNSAPLVICPVS